A window of Oncorhynchus tshawytscha isolate Ot180627B linkage group LG10, Otsh_v2.0, whole genome shotgun sequence contains these coding sequences:
- the LOC112260363 gene encoding TLC domain-containing protein 4-B, producing MESFSPLVLSIAATSFVTFQCLFHFVSPWISAQFFPGYHRLSPRHTIEWNSRTVSTLHALIVGLFCLYILLHDDAVNEDPVWGDPSLVKINVAMTCGYLLSDMLLICYYWRAIGDKFFVIHHLAALYAYYYVLSIGMLPYFANFRLVAELSTPCVNQRWFFEVLGYPKRSLPNMVNGIAMTASFFLVRIAVMPLYYSRMYAVYGTEPFYRVTFGGRCAWMGPSFCLDIMNVMWMHKMARGCIGVLRSPGKVNVEKLQNGKVH from the exons ATGGAGAGCTTCTCTCCGCTGGTCCTGTCCATCGCCGCCACCAGCTTTGTGACGTTCCAGTGTCTGTTCCACTTTGTCAGCCCCTGGATCTCTGCTCAGTTCTTTCCTGGGTACCACCGTCTCAGTCCCAGACACACCATAGAGTGGAACTCCAG AACTGTGTCTACATTGCACGCCTTGATAGTGGGGCTTTTTTGTCTCTACATATTACTTCATGATGATGCAGTCAATGAAGACCCTGTCTG GGGAGATCCGTCACTGGTGAAAATAAATGTGGCCATGACCTGTGGCTACCTCCTATCAG ATATGCTGCTCATATGTTACTATTGGCGGGCGATAGGGGACAAGTTTTTTGTAATCCACCACCTGGCAGCACTGTATGCTTACTACTATGTACTG AGCATAGGAATGTTGCCTTATTTTGCTAACTTCCGTCTGGTCGCAGAGCTTTCCACTCCTTGTGTGAATCAGCG CTGGTTCTTTGAAGTGCTTGGTTATCCAAAAAGATCATTACCAAATATGGTCAACGGCATTGCCATGACGGCATCCTTCTTCCTGGTGAGGATAGCGGTCATGCCGCTGTACTACAGCCGGATGTATGCCGTGTACGGGACGGAACCCTTCTACCGGGTGACCTTTGGTGGCCGCTGTGCCTGGATGGGCCCCAGTTTCTGTCTAGACATTATGAACGTGATGTGGATGCATAAAATGGCCCGTGGCTGCATTGGTGTCCTGCGTTCTCCTGGAAAGGTGAATGTGGAAAAGCTGCAGAATGGGAAAGTGCACTGA